A stretch of Anas platyrhynchos isolate ZD024472 breed Pekin duck chromosome 29, IASCAAS_PekinDuck_T2T, whole genome shotgun sequence DNA encodes these proteins:
- the SLC5A5 gene encoding sodium/iodide cotransporter isoform X1, producing the protein MFCHCSQTLGTRDPAPCQGTRNCPVTALSRSLEGTFFWSWLCPQGWGSSWVTAPLFQVWGQPVWDGTKQCLCLGTRKLDQTPRCPRTPAGRATPWSPHSGHQRLALDSGPDPARRDLAGWQGRGYHHGPLRLHVPPRCLILPPAWPRGQPLAPPAQQRPASPRQPRRSAPLLAKSLGEQPARKFSPAAVWLLLDAPGPPCPAPATRPHPRSASPCACGCPVGAVPPPCSHHAGPVGEPGGVGAGAPHLQPLGLRGLRADAAGVHGHRALPRPLQGRPEDLGGFLHGGAADGGGAGGALALGQLHVGRPGAGGAGRGVPLRLQIPLDVPGAAAQHPAHRPPLPARLLPPGAHQHLRVPGAALQQARAALRHRAVHCGHGAVHGDRHLRPRPDPQPSDRFGHLGVSALHRSHLHLLHHHRRDEGCHLDGRLPGLRHALRLHRRHHPGAAAGGGPRQGPGHRRQRLQGELWRLQPRPAEPLHLLELRAGGHAALALHVRRQPGAGPALRGLQEREGGEDSAAGQSSGALLHRLQRGGLWPCDVCALQGLRPPPGRLHLGPGPVHALPGPRHLPDIPRGAGAVPGLRLQRDPEHGLHQHQRHGCCHRGGPGEAAHAHAVTAEADAGVQGAVSDLRHCLHHGGSAGLAAGRRRAAGLLHRHGGDQRPAAGGLRPGHVRAGVQHGRGVRGSGRRPGAVAVGGGGGQPVPPQRRRLGRAAHLRRPLPPAHQRHCPHPAGDTAPPPHGPGPRTAGRGGRLLLHLLPVLRGAGDALHRAGGALLSYLTGPTKRARLPPGVLWWDITKQTSSVSPVGAAPPPGDPTKVLRAPQGGPGAEPPPVLSVRAARGGCRARPPPEHCGAAEQLLQETHV; encoded by the exons ATGTTTTGTCACTGCAGCCAGACCCTGGGGACCAGGGACCCTGCGCCGTGCCAGGGCACGAGGAACTGCCCCGTCACGGCACTGAGCCGCTCCTTGGAGGGGACTTTTTTCtggtcctggctctgtccccaaGGCTGGGGCTCTTCCTGGGTCACAGCCCCGCTGTTTCAGGTGTGGGGACAACCCGTCTGGGATGGGACAAAGCAGTGCTTGTGCCTGGGAACGAGGAAGCTGGACCAGACGCCGCGGTGTCCCCGCACCCCAGCGGGCAGAGCCACCCCCTGGTCCCCACACTCAGGCCACCAGCGCTTGGCCTTGGACTCGGGGCCGGATCCTGCACGCCGGGACCTGGCTGGGTGGCAGGGAAGGGGTTATCACCACGGCCCCCTCCGGCTCCACGTCCCTCCCCGGTGCCTAATCCTGCCTCCTGCCTGGCCCCGTGGCCAGCCCCTCGCCCCTCCGGCACAGCAGCGCCCGGCGagcccgcggcagcctcggcgCTCAGCCCCGCTCCTGGCCAAGTCCTTGGGGGAGCAGCCGGCGAGGAAG TTTTCTCCCGCTGCAGTTTGGCTGCTCCTGGACGCACCGGGACCGCCGTGCCCTGCCCCGGCCACGCGTCCCCATCCTCGTTCTGCGTCCCCCTGTGCCTGCGGGTGCCCGGTGGgggctgtcccccccccctgcagccaccACGCTGGCCCCGTCGGAGAGCCTGGAGGTGTGGGTGCCGGAGCCCCTCACCTTCAGCCTCTGGGACTACGGGGTCTTCGGGCTGATGCTGCTGGTGTCCACGGGCATCGGGCTCTTCCACGGCCTCTCCAAGGGCGGCCAGAAGACCTCGGAGGATTTCTTCACGGGGGGGCGGCGGATGGCGGCGGTGCCGGTGGGGCTCTCGCTCTCGGCCAGCTTCATGTCGGCCGTCCaggtgctgggggtgccggCCGAGGCGTACCGCTACGGCTCCAAATTCCTCTGGATGTGCCTGGGGCAGCTGCTCAACACCCTGCTCACCGCCCACCTCTTCCTGCCCGTCTTCTACCGCCTGGGGCTCACCAGCACCTACGag TACCTGGAGCGGCGCTTCAGCAGGCGCGTGCGGCTCTGCGGCACCGTGCAGTACATTGCGGCCACG GTGCTGTACACGGGGATCGTCATCTACGCCCCCGCCCTGATCCTCAACCAAG TGACCGGTTTGGACATCTGGGCGTCAGTGCTCTCCACCGGAGTCATCTGCACCTTCTACACCACCATA GGCGGGATGAAGGCTGTCATCTGGACGGACGTCTTCCAGGTCTTCGTCATGCTCTCCGGCTTCATCGCCGTCATCAtccgggggctgctgctggtggggggCCCCGCCAGGGTCCTGGCCATCGCCGCCAACGGCTCCAGGGTGAACTTTGGCGA CTTCAACCCCGACCCGCGGAGCCGCTACACCTTCTGGAGCTTCGTGCTGGGGGGCACGCTGCTCTGGCTCTCCATGTACGGCGTCAACCAGGCGCAGGTCCAGCGCTACGTGGCCTGCAGGAGCGAGAGGGAGGCGAGGAT AGCGCTGCTGGTCAATCAAGTGGGGCTCTTCTGCATCGTCTCCAGCGCGGTGGCCTGTGGCCTTGTGATGTTTGCGCTCTACAAGGACTGCGACCCCCTCCTGGCCGGCTTCATCTCGGCCCCGGACCAG TACATGCCCTACCTGGTCCTCGACATCTTCCAGACATCCCCAGGGGTGCCGGGGCTGTTCCTGGCCTGCGCCTACAGCGGGACCCTGAG cACGGCCTCCACCAGCATCAACGCCATGGCTGCTGTCACCGTGGAGGACCTGGTGAAGCCGCGCATGCCCACGCTGTCACCGCGGAGGCTGACGCTGGTGTCCAAGGGGCTGT CTCTGATCTACGGCACTGCCTGCATCACGGTGGCAGCGCTGGCCTCGCTGCTGGGCGGCGGCGTGCTGCAG ggctcctTCACCGTCATGGGGGTGATCAGCGGCCCGCTGCTGGGGGCCTTCGTCCTGGGCATGTTCGTGCCGGCGTGCAGCACGGCC GGGGTGTTCGGGGGTCTGGCCGCCGGCCTGGCGCTGTCGCTGTGGGTGGCGGTGGGGGGCAGCCTGTACCCCCCCAGCGCCGCCGTCTCGGGCGTGCTGCCCACCTCCGGCGCCCGCTGCCCCCTGCGCACCAACGGCACTGCCCGCACCCTGCCGGGGACACCGCCCCCCCAccgcacggccccggcccccgcaCG gccGGCCGTGGTGGGCGACTTCTACTCCATCTCCTACCTGTACTACGGGGCGCTGGGGACGCTCTGCACCGTGCTGGGGGGGCGCTGCTCAGCTACCTGACtg GGCCCACCAAGCGGGCTCGGCTGCCCCCGGGCGTGCTGTGGTGGGACATCACCAAGCAGACGTCCTCCGTGTCCCCggtgggggctgccccccccccgggtgaCCCCACCAAG gtcctcagagccccccaggggggtcccggtgctgagccccccccggtgctgtcGGTgcgggcggcccgggggggctgcagggctcggCCCCCCCCCGAGCACTGCGGTGCcgctgagcagctgctgcaggagaccCACGTGTAG
- the SLC5A5 gene encoding sodium/iodide cotransporter isoform X4, which translates to MFCHCSQTLGTRDPAPCQGTRNCPVTALSRSLEGTFFWSWLCPQGWGSSWVTAPLFQVWGQPVWDGTKQCLCLGTRKLDQTPRCPRTPAGRATPWSPHSGHQRLALDSGPDPARRDLAGWQGRGYHHGPLRLHVPPRCLILPPAWPRGQPLAPPAQQRPASPRQPRRSAPLLAKSLGEQPARKFSPAAVWLLLDAPGPPCPAPATRPHPRSASPCACGCPVGAVPPPCSHHAGPVGEPGGVGAGAPHLQPLGLRGLRADAAGVHGHRALPRPLQGRPEDLGGFLHGGAADGGGAGGALALGQLHVGRPGAGGAGRGVPLRLQIPLDVPGAAAQHPAHRPPLPARLLPPGAHQHLRVPGAALQQARAALRHRAVHCGHGAVHGDRHLRPRPDPQPSDRFGHLGVSALHRSHLHLLHHHRRDEGCHLDGRLPGLRHALRLHRRHHPGAAAGGGPRQGPGHRRQRLQGELWRSAAGQSSGALLHRLQRGGLWPCDVCALQGLRPPPGRLHLGPGPVHALPGPRHLPDIPRGAGAVPGLRLQRDPEHGLHQHQRHGCCHRGGPGEAAHAHAVTAEADAGVQGAVSDLRHCLHHGGSAGLAAGRRRAAGLLHRHGGDQRPAAGGLRPGHVRAGVQHGRGVRGSGRRPGAVAVGGGGGQPVPPQRRRLGRAAHLRRPLPPAHQRHCPHPAGDTAPPPHGPGPRTAGRGGRLLLHLLPVLRGAGDALHRAGGALLSYLTGPTKRARLPPGVLWWDITKQTSSVSPVGAAPPPGDPTKVLRAPQGGPGAEPPPVLSVRAARGGCRARPPPEHCGAAEQLLQETHV; encoded by the exons ATGTTTTGTCACTGCAGCCAGACCCTGGGGACCAGGGACCCTGCGCCGTGCCAGGGCACGAGGAACTGCCCCGTCACGGCACTGAGCCGCTCCTTGGAGGGGACTTTTTTCtggtcctggctctgtccccaaGGCTGGGGCTCTTCCTGGGTCACAGCCCCGCTGTTTCAGGTGTGGGGACAACCCGTCTGGGATGGGACAAAGCAGTGCTTGTGCCTGGGAACGAGGAAGCTGGACCAGACGCCGCGGTGTCCCCGCACCCCAGCGGGCAGAGCCACCCCCTGGTCCCCACACTCAGGCCACCAGCGCTTGGCCTTGGACTCGGGGCCGGATCCTGCACGCCGGGACCTGGCTGGGTGGCAGGGAAGGGGTTATCACCACGGCCCCCTCCGGCTCCACGTCCCTCCCCGGTGCCTAATCCTGCCTCCTGCCTGGCCCCGTGGCCAGCCCCTCGCCCCTCCGGCACAGCAGCGCCCGGCGagcccgcggcagcctcggcgCTCAGCCCCGCTCCTGGCCAAGTCCTTGGGGGAGCAGCCGGCGAGGAAG TTTTCTCCCGCTGCAGTTTGGCTGCTCCTGGACGCACCGGGACCGCCGTGCCCTGCCCCGGCCACGCGTCCCCATCCTCGTTCTGCGTCCCCCTGTGCCTGCGGGTGCCCGGTGGgggctgtcccccccccctgcagccaccACGCTGGCCCCGTCGGAGAGCCTGGAGGTGTGGGTGCCGGAGCCCCTCACCTTCAGCCTCTGGGACTACGGGGTCTTCGGGCTGATGCTGCTGGTGTCCACGGGCATCGGGCTCTTCCACGGCCTCTCCAAGGGCGGCCAGAAGACCTCGGAGGATTTCTTCACGGGGGGGCGGCGGATGGCGGCGGTGCCGGTGGGGCTCTCGCTCTCGGCCAGCTTCATGTCGGCCGTCCaggtgctgggggtgccggCCGAGGCGTACCGCTACGGCTCCAAATTCCTCTGGATGTGCCTGGGGCAGCTGCTCAACACCCTGCTCACCGCCCACCTCTTCCTGCCCGTCTTCTACCGCCTGGGGCTCACCAGCACCTACGag TACCTGGAGCGGCGCTTCAGCAGGCGCGTGCGGCTCTGCGGCACCGTGCAGTACATTGCGGCCACG GTGCTGTACACGGGGATCGTCATCTACGCCCCCGCCCTGATCCTCAACCAAG TGACCGGTTTGGACATCTGGGCGTCAGTGCTCTCCACCGGAGTCATCTGCACCTTCTACACCACCATA GGCGGGATGAAGGCTGTCATCTGGACGGACGTCTTCCAGGTCTTCGTCATGCTCTCCGGCTTCATCGCCGTCATCAtccgggggctgctgctggtggggggCCCCGCCAGGGTCCTGGCCATCGCCGCCAACGGCTCCAGGGTGAACTTTGGCGA AGCGCTGCTGGTCAATCAAGTGGGGCTCTTCTGCATCGTCTCCAGCGCGGTGGCCTGTGGCCTTGTGATGTTTGCGCTCTACAAGGACTGCGACCCCCTCCTGGCCGGCTTCATCTCGGCCCCGGACCAG TACATGCCCTACCTGGTCCTCGACATCTTCCAGACATCCCCAGGGGTGCCGGGGCTGTTCCTGGCCTGCGCCTACAGCGGGACCCTGAG cACGGCCTCCACCAGCATCAACGCCATGGCTGCTGTCACCGTGGAGGACCTGGTGAAGCCGCGCATGCCCACGCTGTCACCGCGGAGGCTGACGCTGGTGTCCAAGGGGCTGT CTCTGATCTACGGCACTGCCTGCATCACGGTGGCAGCGCTGGCCTCGCTGCTGGGCGGCGGCGTGCTGCAG ggctcctTCACCGTCATGGGGGTGATCAGCGGCCCGCTGCTGGGGGCCTTCGTCCTGGGCATGTTCGTGCCGGCGTGCAGCACGGCC GGGGTGTTCGGGGGTCTGGCCGCCGGCCTGGCGCTGTCGCTGTGGGTGGCGGTGGGGGGCAGCCTGTACCCCCCCAGCGCCGCCGTCTCGGGCGTGCTGCCCACCTCCGGCGCCCGCTGCCCCCTGCGCACCAACGGCACTGCCCGCACCCTGCCGGGGACACCGCCCCCCCAccgcacggccccggcccccgcaCG gccGGCCGTGGTGGGCGACTTCTACTCCATCTCCTACCTGTACTACGGGGCGCTGGGGACGCTCTGCACCGTGCTGGGGGGGCGCTGCTCAGCTACCTGACtg GGCCCACCAAGCGGGCTCGGCTGCCCCCGGGCGTGCTGTGGTGGGACATCACCAAGCAGACGTCCTCCGTGTCCCCggtgggggctgccccccccccgggtgaCCCCACCAAG gtcctcagagccccccaggggggtcccggtgctgagccccccccggtgctgtcGGTgcgggcggcccgggggggctgcagggctcggCCCCCCCCCGAGCACTGCGGTGCcgctgagcagctgctgcaggagaccCACGTGTAG
- the SLC5A5 gene encoding sodium/iodide cotransporter isoform X5 — protein MFCHCSQTLGTRDPAPCQGTRNCPVTALSRSLEGTFFWSWLCPQGWGSSWVTAPLFQVWGQPVWDGTKQCLCLGTRKLDQTPRCPRTPAGRATPWSPHSGHQRLALDSGPDPARRDLAGWQGRGYHHGPLRLHVPPRCLILPPAWPRGQPLAPPAQQRPASPRQPRRSAPLLAKSLGEQPARKFSPAAVWLLLDAPGPPCPAPATRPHPRSASPCACGCPVGAVPPPCSHHAGPVGEPGGVGAGAPHLQPLGLRGLRADAAGVHGHRALPRPLQGRPEDLGGFLHGGAADGGGAGGALALGQLHVGRPGAGGAGRGVPLRLQIPLDVPGAAAQHPAHRPPLPARLLPPGAHQHLRVPGAALQQARAALRHRAVHCGHGAVHGDRHLRPRPDPQPSDRFGHLGVSALHRSHLHLLHHHSLRHALRLHRRHHPGAAAGGGPRQGPGHRRQRLQGELWRSAAGQSSGALLHRLQRGGLWPCDVCALQGLRPPPGRLHLGPGPVHALPGPRHLPDIPRGAGAVPGLRLQRDPEHGLHQHQRHGCCHRGGPGEAAHAHAVTAEADAGVQGAVSDLRHCLHHGGSAGLAAGRRRAAGLLHRHGGDQRPAAGGLRPGHVRAGVQHGRGVRGSGRRPGAVAVGGGGGQPVPPQRRRLGRAAHLRRPLPPAHQRHCPHPAGDTAPPPHGPGPRTAGRGGRLLLHLLPVLRGAGDALHRAGGALLSYLTGPTKRARLPPGVLWWDITKQTSSVSPVGAAPPPGDPTKVLRAPQGGPGAEPPPVLSVRAARGGCRARPPPEHCGAAEQLLQETHV, from the exons ATGTTTTGTCACTGCAGCCAGACCCTGGGGACCAGGGACCCTGCGCCGTGCCAGGGCACGAGGAACTGCCCCGTCACGGCACTGAGCCGCTCCTTGGAGGGGACTTTTTTCtggtcctggctctgtccccaaGGCTGGGGCTCTTCCTGGGTCACAGCCCCGCTGTTTCAGGTGTGGGGACAACCCGTCTGGGATGGGACAAAGCAGTGCTTGTGCCTGGGAACGAGGAAGCTGGACCAGACGCCGCGGTGTCCCCGCACCCCAGCGGGCAGAGCCACCCCCTGGTCCCCACACTCAGGCCACCAGCGCTTGGCCTTGGACTCGGGGCCGGATCCTGCACGCCGGGACCTGGCTGGGTGGCAGGGAAGGGGTTATCACCACGGCCCCCTCCGGCTCCACGTCCCTCCCCGGTGCCTAATCCTGCCTCCTGCCTGGCCCCGTGGCCAGCCCCTCGCCCCTCCGGCACAGCAGCGCCCGGCGagcccgcggcagcctcggcgCTCAGCCCCGCTCCTGGCCAAGTCCTTGGGGGAGCAGCCGGCGAGGAAG TTTTCTCCCGCTGCAGTTTGGCTGCTCCTGGACGCACCGGGACCGCCGTGCCCTGCCCCGGCCACGCGTCCCCATCCTCGTTCTGCGTCCCCCTGTGCCTGCGGGTGCCCGGTGGgggctgtcccccccccctgcagccaccACGCTGGCCCCGTCGGAGAGCCTGGAGGTGTGGGTGCCGGAGCCCCTCACCTTCAGCCTCTGGGACTACGGGGTCTTCGGGCTGATGCTGCTGGTGTCCACGGGCATCGGGCTCTTCCACGGCCTCTCCAAGGGCGGCCAGAAGACCTCGGAGGATTTCTTCACGGGGGGGCGGCGGATGGCGGCGGTGCCGGTGGGGCTCTCGCTCTCGGCCAGCTTCATGTCGGCCGTCCaggtgctgggggtgccggCCGAGGCGTACCGCTACGGCTCCAAATTCCTCTGGATGTGCCTGGGGCAGCTGCTCAACACCCTGCTCACCGCCCACCTCTTCCTGCCCGTCTTCTACCGCCTGGGGCTCACCAGCACCTACGag TACCTGGAGCGGCGCTTCAGCAGGCGCGTGCGGCTCTGCGGCACCGTGCAGTACATTGCGGCCACG GTGCTGTACACGGGGATCGTCATCTACGCCCCCGCCCTGATCCTCAACCAAG TGACCGGTTTGGACATCTGGGCGTCAGTGCTCTCCACCGGAGTCATCTGCACCTTCTACACCACCATA GTCTTCGTCATGCTCTCCGGCTTCATCGCCGTCATCAtccgggggctgctgctggtggggggCCCCGCCAGGGTCCTGGCCATCGCCGCCAACGGCTCCAGGGTGAACTTTGGCGA AGCGCTGCTGGTCAATCAAGTGGGGCTCTTCTGCATCGTCTCCAGCGCGGTGGCCTGTGGCCTTGTGATGTTTGCGCTCTACAAGGACTGCGACCCCCTCCTGGCCGGCTTCATCTCGGCCCCGGACCAG TACATGCCCTACCTGGTCCTCGACATCTTCCAGACATCCCCAGGGGTGCCGGGGCTGTTCCTGGCCTGCGCCTACAGCGGGACCCTGAG cACGGCCTCCACCAGCATCAACGCCATGGCTGCTGTCACCGTGGAGGACCTGGTGAAGCCGCGCATGCCCACGCTGTCACCGCGGAGGCTGACGCTGGTGTCCAAGGGGCTGT CTCTGATCTACGGCACTGCCTGCATCACGGTGGCAGCGCTGGCCTCGCTGCTGGGCGGCGGCGTGCTGCAG ggctcctTCACCGTCATGGGGGTGATCAGCGGCCCGCTGCTGGGGGCCTTCGTCCTGGGCATGTTCGTGCCGGCGTGCAGCACGGCC GGGGTGTTCGGGGGTCTGGCCGCCGGCCTGGCGCTGTCGCTGTGGGTGGCGGTGGGGGGCAGCCTGTACCCCCCCAGCGCCGCCGTCTCGGGCGTGCTGCCCACCTCCGGCGCCCGCTGCCCCCTGCGCACCAACGGCACTGCCCGCACCCTGCCGGGGACACCGCCCCCCCAccgcacggccccggcccccgcaCG gccGGCCGTGGTGGGCGACTTCTACTCCATCTCCTACCTGTACTACGGGGCGCTGGGGACGCTCTGCACCGTGCTGGGGGGGCGCTGCTCAGCTACCTGACtg GGCCCACCAAGCGGGCTCGGCTGCCCCCGGGCGTGCTGTGGTGGGACATCACCAAGCAGACGTCCTCCGTGTCCCCggtgggggctgccccccccccgggtgaCCCCACCAAG gtcctcagagccccccaggggggtcccggtgctgagccccccccggtgctgtcGGTgcgggcggcccgggggggctgcagggctcggCCCCCCCCCGAGCACTGCGGTGCcgctgagcagctgctgcaggagaccCACGTGTAG
- the SLC5A5 gene encoding sodium/iodide cotransporter isoform X3: MFCHCSQTLGTRDPAPCQGTRNCPVTALSRSLEGTFFWSWLCPQGWGSSWVTAPLFQVWGQPVWDGTKQCLCLGTRKLDQTPRCPRTPAGRATPWSPHSGHQRLALDSGPDPARRDLAGWQGRGYHHGPLRLHVPPRCLILPPAWPRGQPLAPPAQQRPASPRQPRRSAPLLAKSLGEQPARKFSPAAVWLLLDAPGPPCPAPATRPHPRSASPCACGCPVGAVPPPCSHHAGPVGEPGGVGAGAPHLQPLGLRGLRADAAGVHGHRALPRPLQGRPEDLGGFLHGGAADGGGAGGALALGQLHVGRPGAGGAGRGVPLRLQIPLDVPGAAAQHPAHRPPLPARLLPPGAHQHLRVPGAALQQARAALRHRAVHCGHGAVHGDRHLRPRPDPQPSDRFGHLGVSALHRSHLHLLHHHSLRHALRLHRRHHPGAAAGGGPRQGPGHRRQRLQGELWRLQPRPAEPLHLLELRAGGHAALALHVRRQPGAGPALRGLQEREGGEDSAAGQSSGALLHRLQRGGLWPCDVCALQGLRPPPGRLHLGPGPVHALPGPRHLPDIPRGAGAVPGLRLQRDPEHGLHQHQRHGCCHRGGPGEAAHAHAVTAEADAGVQGAVSDLRHCLHHGGSAGLAAGRRRAAGLLHRHGGDQRPAAGGLRPGHVRAGVQHGRGVRGSGRRPGAVAVGGGGGQPVPPQRRRLGRAAHLRRPLPPAHQRHCPHPAGDTAPPPHGPGPRTAGRGGRLLLHLLPVLRGAGDALHRAGGALLSYLTGPTKRARLPPGVLWWDITKQTSSVSPVGAAPPPGDPTKVLRAPQGGPGAEPPPVLSVRAARGGCRARPPPEHCGAAEQLLQETHV, from the exons ATGTTTTGTCACTGCAGCCAGACCCTGGGGACCAGGGACCCTGCGCCGTGCCAGGGCACGAGGAACTGCCCCGTCACGGCACTGAGCCGCTCCTTGGAGGGGACTTTTTTCtggtcctggctctgtccccaaGGCTGGGGCTCTTCCTGGGTCACAGCCCCGCTGTTTCAGGTGTGGGGACAACCCGTCTGGGATGGGACAAAGCAGTGCTTGTGCCTGGGAACGAGGAAGCTGGACCAGACGCCGCGGTGTCCCCGCACCCCAGCGGGCAGAGCCACCCCCTGGTCCCCACACTCAGGCCACCAGCGCTTGGCCTTGGACTCGGGGCCGGATCCTGCACGCCGGGACCTGGCTGGGTGGCAGGGAAGGGGTTATCACCACGGCCCCCTCCGGCTCCACGTCCCTCCCCGGTGCCTAATCCTGCCTCCTGCCTGGCCCCGTGGCCAGCCCCTCGCCCCTCCGGCACAGCAGCGCCCGGCGagcccgcggcagcctcggcgCTCAGCCCCGCTCCTGGCCAAGTCCTTGGGGGAGCAGCCGGCGAGGAAG TTTTCTCCCGCTGCAGTTTGGCTGCTCCTGGACGCACCGGGACCGCCGTGCCCTGCCCCGGCCACGCGTCCCCATCCTCGTTCTGCGTCCCCCTGTGCCTGCGGGTGCCCGGTGGgggctgtcccccccccctgcagccaccACGCTGGCCCCGTCGGAGAGCCTGGAGGTGTGGGTGCCGGAGCCCCTCACCTTCAGCCTCTGGGACTACGGGGTCTTCGGGCTGATGCTGCTGGTGTCCACGGGCATCGGGCTCTTCCACGGCCTCTCCAAGGGCGGCCAGAAGACCTCGGAGGATTTCTTCACGGGGGGGCGGCGGATGGCGGCGGTGCCGGTGGGGCTCTCGCTCTCGGCCAGCTTCATGTCGGCCGTCCaggtgctgggggtgccggCCGAGGCGTACCGCTACGGCTCCAAATTCCTCTGGATGTGCCTGGGGCAGCTGCTCAACACCCTGCTCACCGCCCACCTCTTCCTGCCCGTCTTCTACCGCCTGGGGCTCACCAGCACCTACGag TACCTGGAGCGGCGCTTCAGCAGGCGCGTGCGGCTCTGCGGCACCGTGCAGTACATTGCGGCCACG GTGCTGTACACGGGGATCGTCATCTACGCCCCCGCCCTGATCCTCAACCAAG TGACCGGTTTGGACATCTGGGCGTCAGTGCTCTCCACCGGAGTCATCTGCACCTTCTACACCACCATA GTCTTCGTCATGCTCTCCGGCTTCATCGCCGTCATCAtccgggggctgctgctggtggggggCCCCGCCAGGGTCCTGGCCATCGCCGCCAACGGCTCCAGGGTGAACTTTGGCGA CTTCAACCCCGACCCGCGGAGCCGCTACACCTTCTGGAGCTTCGTGCTGGGGGGCACGCTGCTCTGGCTCTCCATGTACGGCGTCAACCAGGCGCAGGTCCAGCGCTACGTGGCCTGCAGGAGCGAGAGGGAGGCGAGGAT AGCGCTGCTGGTCAATCAAGTGGGGCTCTTCTGCATCGTCTCCAGCGCGGTGGCCTGTGGCCTTGTGATGTTTGCGCTCTACAAGGACTGCGACCCCCTCCTGGCCGGCTTCATCTCGGCCCCGGACCAG TACATGCCCTACCTGGTCCTCGACATCTTCCAGACATCCCCAGGGGTGCCGGGGCTGTTCCTGGCCTGCGCCTACAGCGGGACCCTGAG cACGGCCTCCACCAGCATCAACGCCATGGCTGCTGTCACCGTGGAGGACCTGGTGAAGCCGCGCATGCCCACGCTGTCACCGCGGAGGCTGACGCTGGTGTCCAAGGGGCTGT CTCTGATCTACGGCACTGCCTGCATCACGGTGGCAGCGCTGGCCTCGCTGCTGGGCGGCGGCGTGCTGCAG ggctcctTCACCGTCATGGGGGTGATCAGCGGCCCGCTGCTGGGGGCCTTCGTCCTGGGCATGTTCGTGCCGGCGTGCAGCACGGCC GGGGTGTTCGGGGGTCTGGCCGCCGGCCTGGCGCTGTCGCTGTGGGTGGCGGTGGGGGGCAGCCTGTACCCCCCCAGCGCCGCCGTCTCGGGCGTGCTGCCCACCTCCGGCGCCCGCTGCCCCCTGCGCACCAACGGCACTGCCCGCACCCTGCCGGGGACACCGCCCCCCCAccgcacggccccggcccccgcaCG gccGGCCGTGGTGGGCGACTTCTACTCCATCTCCTACCTGTACTACGGGGCGCTGGGGACGCTCTGCACCGTGCTGGGGGGGCGCTGCTCAGCTACCTGACtg GGCCCACCAAGCGGGCTCGGCTGCCCCCGGGCGTGCTGTGGTGGGACATCACCAAGCAGACGTCCTCCGTGTCCCCggtgggggctgccccccccccgggtgaCCCCACCAAG gtcctcagagccccccaggggggtcccggtgctgagccccccccggtgctgtcGGTgcgggcggcccgggggggctgcagggctcggCCCCCCCCCGAGCACTGCGGTGCcgctgagcagctgctgcaggagaccCACGTGTAG